CCTTCGTGTTAGTGCAACCTCAGGAAAGCGAGACAGAGACCTCTGCCCTAGGCCCCCATGATATCACCATTCAAAAGCTGATCCATATCGGATCTGAGGAAAACTCATCACTGATGGAATCGTCGAGAGGATTAAAATAGTAGCCGTTGTATAGGGACTCGGCGTCATGTGGCATGGACTTTTGTTGGGTAGCCACATAAGACTAGGTGAGACCCCGGgtaaaatttatttatttttcctctACAGAAGAGTGATCGTTTAGACTTCATGTATTGTCTAATGGAGACATCGGTTATAAAAATATTCTGCATGTGCTGGCTTACCACACTTGACCTAATACGAGTTGTAATGTGAAAAAAAAAACCTTTAAAAAAATCGAAGACATGCTCTACTATGAAAATGAAGGATACTTGTAAAAATGAGAACACACTGTACACGTCGACGAGTAGATGTCATGGATCTAAAGGTGCAATAATGACTAGGATTTAGTTGTGCGCATCAGGTTGTGAAACATGTTCTGgtttcaaatttggaaactttaAAAATCAAAAAATTTAGTTTCAAAAAGTTCTATAAAAATCACTAATACCTAGAGACATAATGtatatgtgtgtaaattttcatttTCAGGTTGAAATACGTTAAAATGAAAGAAAACTGTGGCTTTTTAGCATATGTATTGTTCATCCTCAAAGTccatgatttttatttatttttgttcagctcgcaattcaaggtatttcatcctgaaattttacacactTACACATTTCATCTTTGTATACATGTGTatttgttttcagaattttttaaaactgaaaaggttgaattttgaaaatttcaaaattaAAGACTTCATGGATCTCGATCTCCAAAATGCCGTATTCTTCATAGAGCGGTATTAGAAAAGGAAACTAAATCCTAGAAAAAACATGCAGAAGGCCATTTCTGAGAAGCAATGTTATGCAGGATGTAAACAATGCTACAAATGCCCATGTAATAAATCCATCGTCTCTATCTTAGAGATAAATCCTTCGTGATCCATGTAGTAGTAAGCAACAAAACTACCTTTGTGATAAATAGACTCGCCAAACCATTTACCAGCTTGTATCAAGCCAGCAGCACCTCGTCGATGAGCCTATCAACGTTGCGCATGGACCTTCCGCCACGCCGTGCGGAGGCCACCGCGCTCCCGCGAAGCTCCAGCACGCGCCGCCGCATCTCTCGGCCTTTTTCCCCCTCCATGGTCTCCCGTATCATGGCCTCCACCTCGGCCCTCCTCACGTCGTCCCCAATCTCCATCCCGATGCCCCACTCCGTGCACTTGTACCGGCAGTTGGTCTGCTGCTCGGCGAAGAACGGCCAGCACACCATCGGCACGCCGCCGCAGATGCTCTCCAACGTCGAGTTCCACCCGGAGTGCGTCAGGAACACCCCAACGGCCTCGTGCTCCAGCACCTTCTCCTGTGGGCACCATGTCGACAGCATGCTCCGCCCCTCCGTCTCCGCGGAGAACTCCGGCGGAAGTGCGGCCCCGTCGCCCTTGACGAGGTCAGGCCGCACGTTCCACAGGAAGGCGTAGCCAGTGTTGGCCAGCCCCCACGCGAATTCCAGCATATGCTCGTTCGACATCACCGTGATGCTCCCGAAGTTGACGTACACCACGGAGCGCGGCGGCCGGTCGTCGAGCCACCGAAGGGGcgcgtcctcctccttccacaGGTTGGACCCGATGCCGGCGACGGGGCTTTTCTCCGGGACATTGTTGCGAACCGTGAGATGGAGCGGCCCCACTGTGTAGACGGACGGCAGGAGCTTGGACATGGCATCGAGCAGTGGCGCGTCCAGCTCGTCGAAGGTGTTGATGACCACCCCCGACGCCTGCGACATGCCGGCCGTCTCGTGGATGAAGAAGTTGAACATGATGTCATCGGGGTCGGTGGTGCGGAAGAAGCTCGGGAGGTCACGCAGCCGCAGGTCCTTGGGCGCCGCCGGTATCCAGTCGATGGTCGTGTCCAAGGATCCATCGCTCAACTGAGCCTCTTCTGCACCAGTAACAAACTAATTACTGTGCAAAATATATAAGAGAGTAGACACATAGTATCAAATAAAAATCCAACTTACAAAATATGTATATATGAATATAGACATACTACCTTTGAGAGGGAAGAGCCCGCGGTGGACTAGATCCTTGAAGTGGTAGTAGCCCATGAAACCACAGGCGCTGGCGGTCCAGAGCGTGGCGCAGCCGAGGCCGAGCTCCCGCGCGGCGCGGAGGGCGAAGGTCATGGTGCTATCGGCCACCACGCAGGTGACCGGCGGCAGCGCGCCACCGGAGGTCTCGGCCTCCTCGTTGAGCTTGGCGACGAGCTCCTTGAACCTGGGGAGGCAGGTGGTCATGGTGGAGTAGCACAGCGCAGGGACGTCCTGCGTGCCCTCGCGGTCGGACGGCGGGAGGCCGTCGGCGATGGCAACGAACCGGAACGCGGGCAGGCCATGCAGGGCGTCCGCGCCCTGCGAGCGCAGCAGGCGGCGGTGGTTGAACTCGTTGTTGACGAAGGTGACGTGGAAGCCCCTGGTGTGGAGCAGCTTGGCCAGCTTCAGCATCGGCGTGATGTGACCCTGCGCCGGGTAGGGGATCATCACGGCGTGCGGCCTCTCTCCCGGCGGCAAGGACCCCATGGCTTTGCTAGCTAGCTGCGTCGCCGTGTTGGTTCCGGTAGCGCTCTCGGTCACCACGTTGCGCGCGTGGCCGTGTAGTGGGGCTGTGGCAAATGAGCTCCTGACGCGGTGGTATATAATACGGCGGGCGTGGGCGGAGCCGTAGACGTCTCCGCGTGCTCACATATTGTTGGATCTCCAGTTGAGTGAGTAGTCACTGGCTGGGCGCTGCAACCGTTGGCGCTATGTCGATGAATTATTGTTGCGGATGGGCCACGAGATCCGCGCATCCTTTTGTTTACGTCCGGCGCAGTTTCTCGGGGATTCATTGGCCACTTTATTTGGACTGGTACCAAGAAGATGGGCACGCTGTGTGCACGAGGGTTGTTGCTCTATTATAGTACTGACAAAAATCAGGGCGgctgcgaatcaacctgtggttgagttggttaggtgaaCAGTGGTATTCTCAATCCATCAGGGTTcaaattctggtgctcgcattattcctggatttatttcaggattcggcgatgcgctttcagtgggaggagacgtttccgtcgacgacgaggcgcctacggtgacttcgtaaatctcaaaatgatatgccggctcagtctttcggaggtgctcataggggtagggtgtgcgtgtgcacgttcataggggtgagtgtatgcgtgtgtatatgagcgcttgtgtctgtactgatgctcaaaaaaaatcaGGGCGGCTAAGGGGAAATGTGAAGATAACCCCGTCCGTACGTATAAATATGCATCAGATTCAAACGGTACTCCACGAATTTTACAAAACTCTAGAAAGATATCGAAGTATTTGGGATCTCTTTCGATCGCCCAATCAATATAATCCTAAAAATCCATCTAAAAAACATAATCCTAAAAATAGGTGAAAAACATGGATACTTGAACAGGGAAAAGCATTTGCTTTCGGCATCATTTGATTAGTCACCACGTACGTATGGCACCTGGTTAGAAAAAACCATATCGCCTTGTTTTGTCCCGGACAAAACGAGCGGCCAATCCCAGTGTCACAGCTCGACTCCTCCCCATCCCCAATACACTCCCTCGCAACTAGGGCTGGATTTGGAGCAGAGCCAAACATGTTGGGCTTGACTTGTTAGAGTTTGTTAAGATAAAATGTCGGATTTTGCGAGATTCGGTCCATGTTGGTTTCGGTAGttctggccatgggaagcccggcccggcctgACGCTGCTCCCGGACCgagctcgggcctagattttgagcccgatggTCGGGCCAGGCCGGGCCCATAGTTTTTGCAATTTTTTAAAGGTGCCTGGCCCGAGGCCCGGCGGGCTTTTATGtgttcgggccgggcttgggcccagGCCTAGGTTTTTTGCCTCGGGCTTGGTTAGGCCCGACCC
The window above is part of the Triticum aestivum cultivar Chinese Spring chromosome 2A, IWGSC CS RefSeq v2.1, whole genome shotgun sequence genome. Proteins encoded here:
- the LOC123188966 gene encoding 7-deoxyloganetin glucosyltransferase, with protein sequence MGSLPPGERPHAVMIPYPAQGHITPMLKLAKLLHTRGFHVTFVNNEFNHRRLLRSQGADALHGLPAFRFVAIADGLPPSDREGTQDVPALCYSTMTTCLPRFKELVAKLNEEAETSGGALPPVTCVVADSTMTFALRAARELGLGCATLWTASACGFMGYYHFKDLVHRGLFPLKEEAQLSDGSLDTTIDWIPAAPKDLRLRDLPSFFRTTDPDDIMFNFFIHETAGMSQASGVVINTFDELDAPLLDAMSKLLPSVYTVGPLHLTVRNNVPEKSPVAGIGSNLWKEEDAPLRWLDDRPPRSVVYVNFGSITVMSNEHMLEFAWGLANTGYAFLWNVRPDLVKGDGAALPPEFSAETEGRSMLSTWCPQEKVLEHEAVGVFLTHSGWNSTLESICGGVPMVCWPFFAEQQTNCRYKCTEWGIGMEIGDDVRRAEVEAMIRETMEGEKGREMRRRVLELRGSAVASARRGGRSMRNVDRLIDEVLLA